A single window of Drosophila suzukii chromosome 3, CBGP_Dsuzu_IsoJpt1.0, whole genome shotgun sequence DNA harbors:
- the LOC108006221 gene encoding ketohexokinase: MSQAKSILCVGCTVIDFVTINASYPKEDTDRRCLDGFWQRGGNASNVSTVLRVLGSKVDFFGMLSKSDAFRVLLEDLLILAQDSGTRTIIHCNKDYPQSTYEDFSKIDLSEYEWVHFEARNTSHTLKMMQSIREHNTRTGQRIIISLDLETRYEQNQELCQPCDFVVFSKELAGQLGWKTPRQTCEELAARIPGTGLKPVFICPWGSAGAGAVDANGSYHEMASYKQEKVVDTLGAGDSFMAGFIYATLEGQRSVAEAVDFANRVASHKITGFGYDHIAQLSLD, translated from the exons ATGAGCCAAGCGAAGTCCATACTTTGCGTGGGTTGCACGGTTATTGACTTTGTGACCATCAATGCCAGTTATCCCAAAGAGGACACCGATCGACGTTGCCTGGATGGGTTTTGGCAACGTGGCGGAAACGCCTCCAATGTGAGCACAGTTCTCCGGGTTCTCGGCTCCAAGGTGGACTTCTTTGGAATGCTCAGCAAATCGGATGCATTCAGAGTGCTTCTCGAGGACCTAC TGATCTTGGCCCAGGATTCCGGAACACGCACTATTATCCACTGCAATAAGGATTACCCACAGAGCACTTATGAAGACTTTAGCAAGATTGATCTTTCGGAGTATGAATGGGTGCACTTTGAGGCTCGCAACACCTCACACACCTTGAAAATGATGCAAAGCATCCGGGAGCACAACACAAGGACTGGACAACGCATTATAATCTCGTTGGACTTGGAAACGAGGTACGAGCAGAACCAGGAACTGTGTCAACCATGTGACTTTGTGGTATTTTCCAAGGAGCTGGCCGGCCAGTTGGGCTGGAAGACGCCGCGGCAAACTTGTGAGGAACTGGCAGCCCGTATCCCTGGAACAGGATTGAaacctgtctttatttgtccCTGGGGGAGTGCCGGAGCTGGAGCTGTGGATGCCAATGGTAGTTACCACGAAATGGCTTCCTATAAGCAGGAGAAAGTGGTGGACACGCTAGGTGCGGGAGACAGCTTCATGGCGGGATTCATATACGCCACACTCGAGGGTCAGCGATCTGTGGCGGAAGCCGTAGACTTTGCCAACCGAGTTGCCAGCCACAAAATCACTGGATTCGGCTACGACCATATTGCACAACTCAGCTTAGACTAA